From the Sporocytophaga myxococcoides DSM 11118 genome, one window contains:
- a CDS encoding universal stress protein, whose protein sequence is MKKIIVPIDFSEVSENALIAATEIARKTQAEVEIFHVIESSGGTTISETGEIFMPDKMEQVYVLKCIELAKNKIHSILENVRYAGVRFIPKIKVGDPGKHFSRYITLEKADMIIMGTSGSEGILKGIFNESNAEKVVTRADCMVLSVKNNNKDFHMRNLVLATNFQDDSPEFIGKLKALQEIFDFKIHLLYINPLINYESNQSIIQSRLRDYVNRFQLKNCESIIQEDLTEYNGIVKYAEDINADIIALSTHQHKGLHWLGGISEDLVNFAEFPVLTFKVN, encoded by the coding sequence ATGAAAAAGATAATTGTACCCATAGATTTTTCTGAAGTATCTGAAAATGCTCTTATCGCAGCAACTGAGATCGCCCGCAAAACCCAAGCTGAAGTTGAGATATTTCATGTAATTGAATCCTCTGGAGGAACCACCATCAGTGAAACCGGCGAGATATTCATGCCTGATAAAATGGAACAGGTATACGTTTTAAAATGTATAGAACTTGCCAAAAATAAAATACATTCCATCCTGGAAAATGTCAGGTATGCAGGAGTCAGATTCATTCCAAAGATAAAAGTCGGAGATCCCGGCAAACATTTTTCCAGATACATTACTTTGGAAAAGGCGGATATGATCATAATGGGAACTTCAGGGTCTGAAGGAATACTTAAGGGAATATTTAATGAATCCAATGCTGAAAAGGTCGTAACAAGAGCTGATTGTATGGTTCTTTCTGTGAAAAATAATAACAAGGATTTTCATATGAGAAATTTAGTCCTTGCAACTAACTTTCAGGACGATTCTCCCGAGTTCATTGGCAAACTAAAGGCCTTGCAGGAAATATTTGATTTCAAAATTCATTTATTATATATTAATCCCTTGATCAATTATGAATCAAATCAGAGTATAATCCAAAGCAGATTAAGAGATTATGTCAACCGGTTTCAGTTGAAAAATTGTGAAAGTATTATTCAGGAAGATTTAACCGAATACAATGGAATTGTAAAATATGCTGAAGATATCAATGCAGATATTATAGCATTGTCTACTCATCAGCATAAAGGCCTGCACTGGCTTGGAGGAATATCTGAAGATCTTGTAAACTTTGCTGAATTTCCTGTACTTACATTTAAGGTAAATTAA
- a CDS encoding 2-hydroxyacid dehydrogenase — protein sequence MKLAIYSTKPYEIKYLENANKGKHELLFIEEALSAETLYKANGCDAISIFTNDDASAEVLENIKKLNIRSIAVRAAGYDNVDLKKATELSFKVANVPDYSPYSIAEHTATLILALNRKIVQADRKVKDSNFLLDELIGFDLNGKTVGIIGVGKIGGILAKIMNGFGCKVLGFDIKENKDYTEKYNLQYVSLEEMYQKADIISLHAPLNEHTKYMINKDTLSKMKNGVMIVNTGRGGLINTVDAIEALKSGKIGYLGLDVYEKEKGLFFYNHSADVLKDDVFARLMTFKNVIITGHQAFLTDNALKNIADTTINNIDSWQSGNRSKNDIF from the coding sequence ATGAAACTAGCAATCTATAGCACCAAACCATACGAAATAAAATATCTTGAAAATGCCAACAAGGGAAAACATGAGTTGTTATTTATCGAAGAGGCACTTTCAGCGGAAACTTTATATAAAGCTAATGGCTGTGATGCTATTTCTATTTTCACCAATGATGATGCGTCAGCAGAAGTATTGGAAAATATAAAAAAACTTAACATCCGATCTATAGCCGTCCGAGCAGCTGGGTATGACAATGTGGACCTGAAAAAAGCGACAGAACTCTCGTTCAAAGTTGCCAATGTTCCTGACTACTCTCCCTATTCAATTGCAGAACACACTGCAACACTGATCCTTGCTTTAAACAGAAAAATAGTACAGGCTGACCGTAAAGTAAAAGACTCCAATTTTCTACTAGATGAACTTATTGGATTTGATCTTAATGGTAAAACAGTCGGCATTATTGGCGTAGGAAAGATTGGTGGAATATTAGCGAAGATCATGAATGGATTTGGCTGTAAGGTGTTGGGATTTGACATTAAGGAAAATAAGGATTATACAGAAAAATATAACCTTCAATATGTATCACTTGAAGAAATGTATCAAAAAGCTGATATCATTTCCTTACATGCCCCGCTTAATGAGCACACTAAATATATGATAAACAAGGATACCCTCAGCAAAATGAAAAATGGGGTTATGATTGTAAATACAGGCAGAGGTGGGCTGATAAATACAGTTGATGCCATAGAAGCCCTAAAATCAGGAAAAATAGGATATCTGGGACTTGATGTATATGAAAAAGAAAAAGGTCTGTTCTTTTACAACCACTCTGCGGATGTTTTGAAAGATGATGTATTTGCAAGATTGATGACATTCAAAAATGTAATAATAACAGGCCACCAGGCATTTCTGACAGATAATGCATTAAAAAATATTGCGGATACAACTATAAATAACATAGATAGCTGGCAATCTGGTAACAGATCAAAAAATGATATTTTTTAA
- a CDS encoding PAS domain-containing sensor histidine kinase, which yields MNEQDKNPLDNESRLRAIIETAIDGIITIDQRGIIETINPAAAKIFEYAPHEVIGKNINILMPEPDKSRHDEYIHNYQRTGEKKIIGIGREVLGRKKSGNVFPFRLSVSEVFLQNKIIYTGVIHDITKLKEAENAYKKLNIELEERVQQRTSELFDAIKQLKETNNKQKQAEAEVRKALEKEKELNELKSRFVTIASHEFRTPLSTILSSVSLISKYNEMGEKEKIDKHILRIKSSVSNLTGILNDFLSLSKLEEGIISNTPSLFNIHSLGIEINEELTPALKSNQTISCKHKGREEVYLDKNILKNILLNLLSNASKYSGEGTIVLDIFVSQKEINITVKDEGIGIPENDIQFLFTRFFRAHNAGNIQGTGLGLNIVKRYVELLEGNISVESKLGVGTTFKVNIPVLNK from the coding sequence TTGAACGAACAGGATAAAAATCCTTTGGATAACGAATCCCGCCTAAGAGCTATTATTGAAACAGCTATTGATGGCATTATTACAATAGATCAAAGAGGGATCATTGAAACGATAAACCCTGCAGCTGCTAAAATCTTTGAATACGCTCCTCATGAAGTTATTGGTAAGAATATCAATATTCTCATGCCTGAGCCTGATAAAAGCAGGCACGATGAATATATTCATAACTATCAGCGGACAGGTGAAAAAAAGATTATCGGGATTGGTCGTGAAGTACTCGGAAGAAAAAAGAGTGGCAACGTGTTCCCCTTCCGACTAAGCGTAAGTGAAGTTTTCTTGCAGAATAAAATTATTTATACTGGGGTCATCCATGACATTACCAAGCTTAAAGAAGCTGAGAATGCATATAAAAAGCTGAATATCGAACTGGAAGAACGCGTTCAACAGAGGACCTCAGAACTTTTTGACGCCATCAAACAACTCAAAGAAACCAATAATAAGCAAAAACAGGCTGAAGCAGAAGTCAGAAAAGCACTTGAGAAGGAGAAGGAACTTAATGAGCTTAAATCCCGATTTGTCACAATTGCTTCTCATGAATTCCGAACGCCACTTAGCACTATCCTTTCTTCCGTTTCTCTTATTTCCAAATACAATGAAATGGGAGAAAAGGAAAAGATTGATAAGCATATCCTGAGAATAAAATCTTCTGTTTCGAACCTGACAGGTATACTCAATGATTTTCTATCATTGAGTAAATTGGAAGAAGGTATTATTTCAAACACCCCTTCTCTGTTTAATATACATTCCCTTGGTATTGAAATTAATGAAGAACTTACCCCAGCACTAAAAAGCAATCAAACCATTTCTTGCAAGCACAAAGGTCGGGAGGAAGTTTATCTTGATAAAAATATATTAAAAAACATCCTGTTAAACTTATTATCCAATGCTTCTAAATATTCCGGAGAAGGTACTATAGTTCTCGACATATTTGTAAGTCAGAAAGAGATAAATATAACAGTTAAAGATGAAGGTATTGGAATACCAGAAAATGATATTCAATTCTTATTTACAAGATTTTTCAGAGCTCATAATGCAGGGAATATCCAGGGTACTGGACTAGGGCTTAATATTGTAAAACGATATGTAGAGTTGCTGGAGGGAAATATTTCAGTTGAAAGCAAGCTTGGTGTAGGTACAACTTTTAAAGTTAACATACCCGTTCTGAATAAATAA
- a CDS encoding response regulator has protein sequence MKKILLIEDNQEVRENTAEILELSNYKVVTAENGKIGVELAKVENPDLIICDVMMPELDGFGVLHVLSKNSATASIPFIFLTAKAEKEDMRKGMKLGADDYLTKPFDDIELLDAVETRLKKNDLIKEEFKKTTEGLDEFISKVRGIKELENLSNNDQRIIIVPKKHSVFSQGSYPNFLYFVSSGKIKTSRTDKLGNEFITGLFKEGDFFGYTDLLENSIYTESAVALEDSKICSILKEDFFALLYNNRDVANKFIKLLSDNVIEQEERLLKLAYGSVRKRVAEALLMLQKKYQSSESKEFTMAISRDDLSGIVGASKETVIRTLTDFKEEGFIQIAGSKITIVNGDKLSKLKH, from the coding sequence ATGAAAAAAATTTTGCTTATAGAAGATAACCAGGAAGTAAGAGAGAATACTGCAGAAATTCTTGAGTTATCTAATTACAAAGTTGTTACAGCCGAAAATGGTAAGATTGGTGTGGAGCTTGCCAAAGTAGAAAACCCGGACCTTATCATCTGCGATGTTATGATGCCAGAACTTGATGGCTTTGGGGTATTGCATGTATTGAGTAAAAACTCAGCGACTGCAAGCATTCCATTTATTTTCCTAACTGCAAAAGCCGAAAAAGAGGACATGCGCAAAGGGATGAAACTCGGCGCGGATGATTATCTGACAAAACCTTTTGATGATATCGAGCTTCTGGATGCAGTTGAAACAAGGCTAAAAAAAAATGATCTGATAAAAGAAGAGTTTAAAAAAACTACCGAAGGTCTGGATGAATTTATAAGCAAAGTAAGAGGTATAAAAGAACTGGAAAATTTATCGAATAATGACCAGCGAATCATTATCGTTCCCAAGAAACACTCCGTTTTCTCACAAGGGAGTTATCCCAACTTTTTATATTTCGTAAGCAGCGGAAAAATCAAGACGTCCAGAACTGATAAACTGGGAAATGAATTTATTACTGGTCTGTTCAAAGAAGGTGATTTCTTTGGTTATACTGATTTATTGGAAAATTCAATATATACTGAAAGTGCCGTAGCCCTAGAAGATTCAAAAATTTGCTCCATATTGAAAGAGGATTTTTTTGCTTTGCTTTATAACAACAGAGATGTTGCCAACAAATTTATAAAACTTCTTTCTGATAATGTAATTGAGCAAGAGGAAAGACTACTTAAACTTGCTTATGGATCAGTTAGAAAGAGAGTTGCCGAAGCTTTGCTGATGCTTCAGAAAAAATATCAAAGTAGTGAAAGTAAAGAATTTACAATGGCAATCTCGAGAGATGATTTATCCGGCATTGTAGGAGCTTCCAAAGAAACGGTAATCCGCACACTCACTGATTTCAAAGAAGAGGGCTTTATTCAGATTGCGGGCAGTAAAATTACTATTGTGAATGGAGATAAATTATCCAAATTGAAACATTAA